In one window of Cytophagaceae bacterium ABcell3 DNA:
- a CDS encoding transposase, whose amino-acid sequence MSKRERRSYDHEFKTMAVELHLSGKTSTAVGKELGIGPDLVRRWSREMKTNGAASFPGNGKQNLSEEQKEIHALRKALKESELEREILKKAVSIFSRGDSKYTNS is encoded by the coding sequence ATGAGTAAAAGAGAAAGAAGGTCATATGACCACGAATTTAAAACAATGGCTGTAGAGCTGCATTTAAGCGGGAAGACCAGTACCGCTGTTGGGAAAGAATTAGGCATTGGTCCTGATTTAGTAAGGAGATGGTCACGTGAAATGAAGACGAATGGCGCTGCCAGTTTTCCAGGAAATGGGAAACAGAACCTTTCAGAAGAACAAAAAGAAATTCATGCCTTGAGGAAAGCCTTAAAGGAATCTGAGCTTGAAAGGGAAATCCTAAAAAAGGCGGTAAGCATCTTTTCCAGGGGAGACAGCAAATATACCAATTCATAA
- a CDS encoding cytochrome c, whose protein sequence is MPHLSGYKLCLILADAKLGCQLFLNNCQSCHSLGSDSGYISLEDTPKEAIVLIIPNINDSNYHKPTYFDLTDCEKAHITEYILSYYNEPFDEPIVEVEKSCSQLGFFPESPSK, encoded by the coding sequence ATGCCTCATTTGTCCGGATATAAGTTATGTCTGATACTTGCTGATGCCAAACTTGGTTGTCAGTTATTTCTAAATAATTGCCAGTCATGCCATAGTTTAGGTAGTGATTCTGGATATATAAGTTTAGAGGATACTCCAAAAGAAGCTATAGTTTTAATTATTCCGAACATTAATGATTCTAATTACCACAAGCCTACCTATTTTGACTTAACAGATTGTGAAAAAGCTCACATAACAGAATATATTCTTTCTTATTATAATGAACCTTTTGATGAACCTATTGTAGAGGTTGAGAAAAGTTGTTCTCAATTAGGCTTCTTCCCCGAAAGTCCGAGCAAGTGA
- a CDS encoding IS3 family transposase, whose product MDHRKEYAVEKMCRTFNVARNSFYEWKKEKQLKLAQQRAILLKEIKTVHELSNGTYGSPRITLDLRKKGFAVSRPRVARIMKDHGIRSVVSKKFKVCTTDSNHGFSISFSFSFFPNSHYASYKLAIFWV is encoded by the coding sequence ATGGATCATAGAAAAGAGTATGCTGTTGAAAAGATGTGTAGGACATTTAATGTTGCCAGGAACAGCTTTTATGAGTGGAAGAAGGAGAAACAACTCAAACTGGCTCAACAAAGAGCGATATTGCTAAAGGAAATCAAAACAGTGCATGAGTTAAGCAATGGTACCTATGGAAGTCCTAGAATTACATTAGATCTTAGAAAAAAGGGTTTTGCAGTATCCAGGCCAAGGGTTGCCAGGATCATGAAAGACCACGGAATCAGGAGTGTTGTAAGTAAAAAATTTAAAGTCTGCACAACTGATTCAAACCATGGATTTAGCATCAGTTTCTCATTTTCTTTTTTCCCCAACTCACATTACGCAAGCTACAAGCTTGCAATATTTTGGGTCTAA
- a CDS encoding addiction module protein, whose amino-acid sequence MKPEIKYKLIEKLIQTEDDALLSQVQEILEDSSSKSEDLKQELDKRMEKYRRGESSLYTWEEVKKHVKKK is encoded by the coding sequence ATGAAACCAGAAATTAAATACAAACTAATAGAAAAGCTTATCCAGACCGAGGACGATGCATTGTTGAGCCAGGTACAGGAAATATTGGAAGACAGCAGTTCCAAAAGCGAAGACCTGAAACAAGAACTCGACAAAAGAATGGAAAAATACCGTCGTGGGGAAAGTAGCCTATATACTTGGGAGGAAGTAAAAAAACATGTCAAAAAGAAATGA